The Synchiropus splendidus isolate RoL2022-P1 chromosome 1, RoL_Sspl_1.0, whole genome shotgun sequence genome includes a window with the following:
- the kynu gene encoding kynureninase isoform X1, with protein sequence MDLFPGSTAAETVRKVAASLGCSPTSAQVADFFDKHDELHHLREQFLVPKIADLPPSFCFCTKADLSLVDGSKECSYLAGNSLGLLPKCTKTYLNQELDKWATHGVHGHMHGARPWAWTEDLLEEQMGQMVGAKQEEVALMNGLTVNLHLLMLSFYNPTAVRHKILLEAKAFPSDHYAVESQIRLRGFNPEKSMLLISPRPGEVTLRTEDILDVIKKEGESIAVVMFSGVQYYTGQLFNMEAITKAGQKMGCFVGFDCAHAVGNAELKLHDWGVDFACWCSYKYMNSGCGGLAGAFIHEKHKHTVKPALLGWWGHDLKSRFQMDNVMELRPGVSGFRLSNQPVLLVCPLQASLEIFQMAGMAKLRKKSQLLTGYLEFLIQHYYGESAAREGRPHVQILTPSDPEQRGCQLSLSFSLPIKKVFKELEKRGVVCDMREPNVLRVAPAPLYNTFKDVYFFIEALGASLTASE encoded by the exons ATGGATCTGTTCCCTGGTTcgacagcagctgagactgtaCGGAAAGTAGCTGCATCTCTGGGCTGCAGTCCCACCTCCGCTCAAGTCGCCGACTTCTTTGACAAACACGATGAACTACATCATCTAAGAGAGCAGTTTTTGGTCCCCAAAATTGCCGATTTGCCTCCAT CATTTTGCTTTTGCACCAAAGCGGACCTGTCACTGGTGGATGGCTCTAAGGAATGTTCGTACCTGGCTGGGAACTCTCTCGGGCTGCTCCCCAAATGCACCAAGACGTACCTGAATCAAGAGCTGGACAAATGGGCCACACA TGGCGTCCATGGACACATGCATGGGGCTCGACCTTGGGCCTGGACAGAAGATCTCTTGGAGGAGCAGATGGGCCAGATGGTTG GAGCTAAACAAGAAGAAGTGGCGCTGATGAATGGTCTGACAGTCAACTTACACCTTCTCATG CTTTCCTTCTACAATCCCACGGCTGTGCGGCACAAGATTCTCCTGGAAGCCAAAGCTTTTCCGTCGGATCAT TATGCCGTCGAATCACAGATCCGTCTGCGAGGATTCAACCCTGAGAAGAGCATGTTGTTGATCTCACCCAGACCG GGTGAGGTGACCCTAAGGACGGAGGACATCTTGGACGTGATCAAGAAAGAGGGCGAATCCATCGCTGTGGTGATGTTCAGCGGTGTTCAGTACTACACGGGCCAGCTGTTCAACATGGAGGCCATCACCAAGGCAGGCCAGAAGATGGGCTGCTTTGTGGGATTTGACTGCGCTCACGCCGTCGGAAACGCAGAGCTGAAGCTGCACGACTGGGGCGTGGACTTTGCCTGCTGGTGCTCTTACAAG TATATGAATTCAGGCTGCGGCGGTCTGGCCGGGGCCTTTATACATGAGAAACACAAGCACACTGTCAAACCTGC GCTGCTCGGATGGTGGGGTCATGACCTGAAAAGTCGCTTTCAAATGGACAATG tgatggAGCTGAGACCAGGAGTGAGCGGCTTCCGTCTCAGCAACCAACCTGTTCTGCTTGTCTGCCCGCTGCAGGCCAGCTTGGAG ATCTTTCAAATGGCCGGGATGGCGAAGCTGCGGAAGAAGTCCCAGTTGCTGACTGGTTACTTGGAGTTTCTGATCCAGCATTACTACGGAGAGAGTGCAGCAAGAGAGGGGCGGCCTCATGTCCAAATCCTGACGCCCTCCGACCCCGAGCAGAGGGGCTGCCAGCTCTCTCTATCCTTTTCACTGCCCATCAAAAAGGTTTTCAAGGAGCTGGAGAAAAGGGGGGTTGTG TGTGACATGCGGGAGCCAAACGTTCTGCGGGTGGCTCCAGCGCCGCTCTACAACACCTTCAAAGATGTCTACTTCTTCATCGAAGCTCTGGGAGCCTCTCTCACGGCCAGTGAATAG
- the kynu gene encoding kynureninase isoform X2 yields the protein MDLFPGSTAAETVRKVAASLGCSPTSAQVADFFDKHDELHHLREQFLVPKIADLPPSDLSLVDGSKECSYLAGNSLGLLPKCTKTYLNQELDKWATHGVHGHMHGARPWAWTEDLLEEQMGQMVGAKQEEVALMNGLTVNLHLLMLSFYNPTAVRHKILLEAKAFPSDHYAVESQIRLRGFNPEKSMLLISPRPGEVTLRTEDILDVIKKEGESIAVVMFSGVQYYTGQLFNMEAITKAGQKMGCFVGFDCAHAVGNAELKLHDWGVDFACWCSYKYMNSGCGGLAGAFIHEKHKHTVKPALLGWWGHDLKSRFQMDNVMELRPGVSGFRLSNQPVLLVCPLQASLEIFQMAGMAKLRKKSQLLTGYLEFLIQHYYGESAAREGRPHVQILTPSDPEQRGCQLSLSFSLPIKKVFKELEKRGVVCDMREPNVLRVAPAPLYNTFKDVYFFIEALGASLTASE from the exons ATGGATCTGTTCCCTGGTTcgacagcagctgagactgtaCGGAAAGTAGCTGCATCTCTGGGCTGCAGTCCCACCTCCGCTCAAGTCGCCGACTTCTTTGACAAACACGATGAACTACATCATCTAAGAGAGCAGTTTTTGGTCCCCAAAATTGCCGATTTGCCTCCAT CGGACCTGTCACTGGTGGATGGCTCTAAGGAATGTTCGTACCTGGCTGGGAACTCTCTCGGGCTGCTCCCCAAATGCACCAAGACGTACCTGAATCAAGAGCTGGACAAATGGGCCACACA TGGCGTCCATGGACACATGCATGGGGCTCGACCTTGGGCCTGGACAGAAGATCTCTTGGAGGAGCAGATGGGCCAGATGGTTG GAGCTAAACAAGAAGAAGTGGCGCTGATGAATGGTCTGACAGTCAACTTACACCTTCTCATG CTTTCCTTCTACAATCCCACGGCTGTGCGGCACAAGATTCTCCTGGAAGCCAAAGCTTTTCCGTCGGATCAT TATGCCGTCGAATCACAGATCCGTCTGCGAGGATTCAACCCTGAGAAGAGCATGTTGTTGATCTCACCCAGACCG GGTGAGGTGACCCTAAGGACGGAGGACATCTTGGACGTGATCAAGAAAGAGGGCGAATCCATCGCTGTGGTGATGTTCAGCGGTGTTCAGTACTACACGGGCCAGCTGTTCAACATGGAGGCCATCACCAAGGCAGGCCAGAAGATGGGCTGCTTTGTGGGATTTGACTGCGCTCACGCCGTCGGAAACGCAGAGCTGAAGCTGCACGACTGGGGCGTGGACTTTGCCTGCTGGTGCTCTTACAAG TATATGAATTCAGGCTGCGGCGGTCTGGCCGGGGCCTTTATACATGAGAAACACAAGCACACTGTCAAACCTGC GCTGCTCGGATGGTGGGGTCATGACCTGAAAAGTCGCTTTCAAATGGACAATG tgatggAGCTGAGACCAGGAGTGAGCGGCTTCCGTCTCAGCAACCAACCTGTTCTGCTTGTCTGCCCGCTGCAGGCCAGCTTGGAG ATCTTTCAAATGGCCGGGATGGCGAAGCTGCGGAAGAAGTCCCAGTTGCTGACTGGTTACTTGGAGTTTCTGATCCAGCATTACTACGGAGAGAGTGCAGCAAGAGAGGGGCGGCCTCATGTCCAAATCCTGACGCCCTCCGACCCCGAGCAGAGGGGCTGCCAGCTCTCTCTATCCTTTTCACTGCCCATCAAAAAGGTTTTCAAGGAGCTGGAGAAAAGGGGGGTTGTG TGTGACATGCGGGAGCCAAACGTTCTGCGGGTGGCTCCAGCGCCGCTCTACAACACCTTCAAAGATGTCTACTTCTTCATCGAAGCTCTGGGAGCCTCTCTCACGGCCAGTGAATAG